In Arthrobacter sp. CDRTa11, one DNA window encodes the following:
- a CDS encoding IclR family transcriptional regulator, with the protein MAGAITMAESRVTSKVPAAENTLRILKLLASKRGPMAASSIATALGLPRSSVYHLLGVMEANGFVLHLHEEQRYGLGISAFELSSAYSRQEPLSRLGRPLLASLVDVIGESAHLAVLHGRDVLYIVEERAKNRPSLVTDVGVRLPSHLTASGRAILAALPKSQVRALYPNAAAFTSRHEVEGAIMKYSALSSHLDQVRQRGYATEHGEVTPGFGSIAAAVTDHVGWPTAAVAVTFLEDKLPADQWPALAARVQKVADELSVRIHGRPAK; encoded by the coding sequence ATGGCAGGTGCTATAACCATGGCCGAATCGAGGGTGACATCCAAAGTCCCGGCTGCCGAGAATACTTTGCGCATCCTCAAACTGCTGGCGTCCAAGCGGGGGCCCATGGCGGCGTCGAGCATTGCCACCGCTCTGGGACTGCCGCGTTCCAGCGTTTACCACCTCCTGGGGGTGATGGAGGCGAACGGGTTTGTGCTGCACCTGCACGAGGAGCAGCGCTATGGACTGGGCATCAGTGCCTTCGAACTGAGTTCCGCCTACTCCCGGCAGGAGCCGCTGTCCCGGCTGGGCCGGCCGTTGCTGGCGTCCCTGGTGGACGTGATCGGCGAGAGCGCGCACCTGGCGGTGCTGCATGGCCGGGACGTGCTCTACATCGTGGAGGAGCGCGCCAAGAACCGCCCGTCCCTGGTGACCGACGTCGGGGTCCGGCTGCCCAGCCACCTGACCGCCAGCGGCCGGGCCATCCTTGCCGCGCTGCCCAAGTCGCAGGTGCGGGCGCTATACCCGAACGCCGCCGCCTTCACCTCCCGGCATGAGGTGGAGGGCGCCATCATGAAGTACTCGGCGCTGTCCTCGCACCTGGACCAGGTCCGGCAGCGCGGGTATGCAACAGAGCACGGTGAGGTGACGCCCGGCTTTGGCTCCATTGCCGCCGCGGTGACGGACCACGTGGGATGGCCGACGGCGGCAGTGGCGGTGACGTTTCTGGAGGACAAACTGCCCGCTGACCAGTGGCCGGCGCTCGCAGCCAGGGTGCAGAAGGTGGCCGACGAGCTCTCGGTCCGGATCCACGGCCGCCCCGCCAAATAG
- a CDS encoding phosphotransferase has product MQPEWSPRISWTDLPVRVRAGIEEILGSPVVEALGQLGGFSPGTADRVRTAAGGRAFVKAVGRQLNEQSPVIHRKEAKVAAGLPEGLPAPSLIGTFDDGDWVALVLSDVEGRHPQVPWQTQDVLLVLDALVDIARAPVPPELEHLPRLEEELDEAFRGWGRLRSDNPEGCDPWILGNLDILEELAESGLRDLAGRSLVHTDVRADNVLITAKGAVLVDWPWASIGSAWMDALTVLINVRVFDPAYDADTALRSHAAFASSDADSINRVLAGLAAYLMDAARQPPPPGLPTLRAFQRRQGEAVIRWLRERLQL; this is encoded by the coding sequence ATGCAACCGGAATGGAGCCCACGCATCAGCTGGACGGATCTGCCTGTCCGGGTGCGGGCAGGAATTGAAGAAATTCTTGGCTCACCGGTGGTGGAGGCATTGGGCCAGCTGGGAGGGTTCTCTCCGGGCACCGCGGACAGGGTCCGCACAGCGGCAGGCGGCAGGGCGTTTGTGAAAGCAGTGGGCCGCCAGCTGAACGAGCAGTCGCCGGTGATCCATCGCAAGGAAGCCAAGGTTGCGGCCGGGCTGCCGGAGGGCCTGCCTGCTCCGTCACTGATCGGGACCTTTGACGACGGCGACTGGGTTGCGCTGGTCCTCAGCGACGTGGAAGGCCGGCACCCGCAGGTCCCGTGGCAAACTCAGGACGTGCTCCTTGTCCTTGATGCCCTGGTGGACATTGCCCGGGCACCAGTCCCGCCTGAACTGGAACACCTGCCCAGGCTTGAGGAAGAGCTGGATGAAGCATTCCGTGGCTGGGGCCGGCTCAGATCGGACAACCCGGAAGGCTGCGATCCCTGGATCCTCGGGAACTTGGACATCCTGGAGGAGCTGGCGGAGTCCGGGCTGAGGGACCTGGCCGGCAGATCCCTGGTGCACACTGACGTCCGCGCCGACAATGTCCTGATCACCGCGAAGGGCGCAGTCCTGGTGGACTGGCCCTGGGCATCCATCGGCTCGGCCTGGATGGACGCGCTGACGGTCCTGATCAACGTGCGCGTGTTCGATCCCGCTTACGACGCCGATACTGCGCTCCGGTCCCACGCCGCCTTTGCCTCCAGCGACGCTGACAGCATCAACCGGGTCCTCGCCGGCCTGGCTGCATACCTCATGGACGCCGCCCGGCAACCTCCGCCGCCCGGGCTCCCCACTCTCCGCGCTTTTCAGCGGCGGCAAGGCGAAGCGGTCATCCGATGGCTCCGGGAGCGGCTGCAGCTGTAG
- a CDS encoding proline iminopeptidase-family hydrolase — MPAHVHAVEGYAAVRGGRTWYSVVGEGTAVPLVTVHGGPGGTHDYLEPLEALADERAVVFYDQLGAGKSDAPEDISLWTNDRMVEELGQVLDTLAFSRVHLLGQSWGTIIAAEYALRSPGRLAGLVLSDPCLSMPLFAAATAALRATLPTDVQEVLDRHEAAGTMDSEEYEQAAMEFYSRFVCRLNPWPDALMRSFGQLNQSIYERMQGPNEFIISGIHKDYDITDRLGSVAVPTLFICGRYGETRPEETEFYRSLVPGAELVIFEESSHLPHLEERERYLEVLRDFLHRFDRATSEGKP; from the coding sequence GTGCCTGCCCATGTGCACGCGGTAGAAGGTTACGCAGCGGTCCGTGGCGGCCGCACCTGGTACTCGGTTGTCGGTGAAGGCACAGCGGTCCCGCTGGTTACCGTTCACGGCGGCCCCGGCGGCACGCATGACTATCTGGAACCGCTGGAAGCTTTGGCGGACGAGCGGGCCGTTGTGTTTTATGACCAACTGGGTGCCGGCAAATCGGATGCGCCGGAGGATATCAGCCTCTGGACCAACGACCGGATGGTCGAGGAACTGGGCCAAGTCCTCGATACTCTCGCATTCTCGCGGGTCCACCTGCTGGGCCAGTCCTGGGGGACGATCATCGCGGCAGAGTACGCGCTGCGTTCGCCGGGACGATTGGCTGGCCTGGTTTTGTCGGATCCCTGCCTCAGCATGCCGCTCTTCGCCGCCGCCACAGCTGCCCTTCGTGCAACGCTGCCAACCGACGTGCAGGAGGTGCTGGACCGGCATGAGGCGGCCGGCACCATGGACTCCGAGGAGTATGAGCAAGCGGCGATGGAGTTCTATAGCCGCTTCGTTTGCCGCTTGAATCCCTGGCCCGATGCGCTGATGCGCTCGTTCGGCCAGCTGAACCAGTCAATCTATGAGCGGATGCAGGGTCCGAACGAGTTCATCATTTCGGGCATCCACAAGGACTACGACATCACGGACCGCCTCGGCTCCGTGGCCGTGCCGACGCTGTTCATCTGCGGCCGATACGGTGAAACACGGCCTGAGGAGACGGAGTTCTACCGGAGCCTTGTGCCGGGAGCCGAGCTGGTCATCTTTGAGGAGAGCAGCCATCTTCCGCACCTTGAGGAACGGGAGCGTTACCTGGAAGTCCTGCGTGACTTCCTGCACCGCTTCGACCGGGCAACGTCCGAAGGAAAGCCCTGA